In the Chloroherpetonaceae bacterium genome, one interval contains:
- a CDS encoding ABC transporter ATP-binding protein yields the protein MIEIKNLKKAFRNKRVLQGVTLDIQTGETMVIIGRSGCGKSVLLKHIVGLLMPDDGEVRVDGKVISQLSKAELYKLRLRFGFLFQGAALFDSMTVGENVGIALRENTSLSEKEIRKIVAEKLEMVGLPNIEHLKPAELSGGMRKRVGLARALATNPEYIFYDEPTTGLDPIMSDSIDTLIQTLAKTLRVTSVVVTHDMQSVYKVADRVAMMHEGKIYFLGSPSDLAATQDPIIRNFVDRNSYHDVEIEDELGRLSRQQKAS from the coding sequence ATGATTGAGATTAAGAACTTGAAGAAAGCGTTTCGCAATAAGCGCGTCTTGCAAGGCGTAACGCTGGATATCCAGACAGGGGAGACGATGGTCATCATCGGGCGAAGCGGATGCGGCAAATCTGTGTTGCTGAAACACATTGTTGGGTTGCTAATGCCCGACGACGGTGAGGTGCGCGTAGATGGCAAAGTGATTTCTCAACTCAGCAAAGCGGAGCTTTACAAACTGCGACTACGCTTCGGCTTCTTGTTTCAAGGCGCCGCACTCTTTGATTCAATGACCGTCGGTGAAAATGTGGGGATTGCGCTGCGCGAAAACACTTCTCTCTCGGAGAAAGAGATTCGCAAAATCGTGGCAGAAAAGCTCGAAATGGTGGGCTTACCGAACATCGAGCATTTGAAGCCAGCAGAACTCTCTGGCGGAATGCGCAAGCGTGTGGGCTTGGCGCGGGCGCTGGCAACCAATCCTGAATACATCTTTTACGATGAGCCAACGACAGGCTTAGACCCAATTATGTCGGACTCAATTGACACACTGATTCAAACGCTGGCAAAGACGCTGCGCGTAACATCGGTGGTCGTAACGCACGATATGCAAAGTGTCTATAAGGTGGCAGACCGAGTTGCGATGATGCACGAAGGTAAAATTTACTTTCTCGGCTCGCCGAGCGATTTAGCTGCGACACAAGACCCGATTATTCGCAATTTCGTTGACCGCAACTCCTACCACGACGTTGAAATTGAAGATGAATTAGGACGGCTAAGCAGGCAGCAAAAAGCAAGCTAA